A stretch of Vibrio aphrogenes DNA encodes these proteins:
- a CDS encoding ExeA family protein, which translates to MYQTFFGLSQAPFSLTPTTSLFHGLEPHFEAIQTVLSAVEMGEGIIKVTGEVGTGKTLVCRMLINHLKQKVHLIYLPNPVLTGIELKQAVAAELALPVDLDSVGLVDKIHHKLLEIHQSGQSVVALIDEAQALSDEAVETLRLFGNLETEHRKLLQIVILGQPELDQRLQQHNLRQFRQRITFSAHLRPLSMAETVAYIDHRLKQCGGESDIFNLHLKKAIWKATQGIPRMINQVCHKSLLMAFMEQKKRVENHHVFSALHDTFDVKKPKYKTPYLWGWS; encoded by the coding sequence ATTTATCAAACCTTTTTTGGCTTGAGTCAGGCTCCTTTTAGCCTGACTCCAACCACTTCACTGTTTCACGGCCTAGAGCCTCACTTTGAAGCCATTCAAACGGTGTTATCGGCAGTGGAAATGGGGGAAGGGATCATCAAGGTGACTGGGGAGGTCGGAACCGGCAAAACTTTAGTCTGCCGAATGTTGATCAATCATTTAAAACAGAAAGTCCATTTAATCTATTTACCCAACCCTGTTTTAACCGGTATCGAATTGAAACAAGCAGTCGCCGCAGAATTAGCACTGCCGGTGGATTTAGATTCTGTGGGCTTAGTCGATAAAATTCATCATAAGCTACTGGAAATCCATCAAAGTGGTCAAAGTGTTGTCGCCTTGATTGATGAAGCACAGGCGTTAAGTGATGAAGCAGTAGAAACGTTACGCTTGTTTGGAAACTTAGAAACGGAACACAGAAAACTGCTACAAATCGTGATTTTAGGGCAGCCAGAATTAGATCAGCGGCTACAACAGCATAACTTACGTCAGTTTCGGCAGCGCATTACCTTTAGTGCTCATCTGCGGCCATTATCGATGGCAGAAACCGTTGCTTATATCGATCATCGACTCAAGCAATGCGGTGGTGAGAGCGATATTTTCAATTTGCATTTAAAAAAAGCCATTTGGAAAGCGACGCAAGGGATCCCTCGAATGATCAATCAGGTGTGTCATAAATCGCTATTGATGGCATTTATGGAACAGAAAAAACGTGTTGAAAATCATCATGTTTTTAGTGCATTACATGACACCTTTGATGTTAAGAAACCAAAATATAAGACGCCATATTTGTGGGGTTGGAGCTAA
- a CDS encoding type IV pilus modification PilV family protein: protein MIAAKMSLQRVRGFTLIESIIAMVVMGIAMVMLFTLFFPRVEDSGRAQYLTRGSALGQSVMNTILSRSFDENSDPSGGIYRCDETDADGKDNPCSDTLQADTDETTASDYDDETTASDYDDVDDYVGCWSQPAGNSCSDLKDLIYNAEQYTNFTVNVDVEKVNSETVSEGQPTNTQIMKKITVTISSQRYEPFKMVAYRGNY, encoded by the coding sequence ATGATTGCGGCTAAGATGAGCTTACAACGAGTACGTGGCTTTACCTTGATTGAAAGTATTATTGCCATGGTGGTAATGGGCATTGCGATGGTGATGTTATTTACTCTCTTTTTCCCTCGCGTCGAAGATTCTGGCCGTGCGCAATACCTTACTCGGGGCTCTGCATTAGGGCAAAGTGTGATGAATACCATCTTGTCTCGTAGCTTTGATGAAAATAGTGACCCCAGTGGTGGGATTTATCGCTGCGATGAAACCGATGCCGACGGGAAGGACAACCCTTGCTCCGATACTTTACAAGCGGATACCGATGAAACGACCGCCAGCGATTATGACGATGAAACGACCGCCAGCGATTATGATGACGTTGATGATTATGTTGGATGTTGGTCCCAGCCTGCCGGGAATAGTTGTTCTGATCTTAAAGATCTGATTTATAACGCAGAGCAATATACAAACTTTACCGTGAATGTTGATGTTGAAAAAGTGAATTCTGAGACGGTGAGTGAAGGACAACCAACGAACACTCAGATCATGAAAAAGATCACCGTCACCATTTCCTCACAACGCTATGAACCTTTTAAGATGGTTGCTTATCGAGGGAATTACTAA
- a CDS encoding prepilin-type N-terminal cleavage/methylation domain-containing protein, whose protein sequence is MPKRYSSQRGFTLMELIIVIVLLSIVAAFAATRFQGASSFSPYAAQAQAISVIRQIQLARMQSNLPDENTNALYLLAVSATCLGAKTACEGKQSLSSKVQVDGQALQFSIDPVPSDGVLQFDLLGRPLPLITSGNLVTGTSYGITIQSPTNHADTTQICINSEGFVSQGACL, encoded by the coding sequence ATGCCTAAACGTTATTCTTCACAACGTGGGTTTACGTTGATGGAATTGATCATAGTGATTGTGTTACTCAGTATTGTTGCTGCGTTTGCGGCTACTCGCTTCCAAGGGGCGTCTTCTTTTTCTCCTTATGCGGCACAAGCACAAGCCATCTCTGTAATTCGTCAAATTCAATTGGCGCGCATGCAATCAAACCTTCCTGATGAAAACACCAATGCCTTATATTTACTAGCAGTCTCGGCGACTTGCTTAGGGGCGAAAACTGCCTGTGAAGGAAAACAATCGCTCAGCAGTAAAGTACAAGTCGATGGACAAGCGCTGCAATTTTCAATAGACCCAGTTCCCAGTGATGGCGTTCTACAATTCGATCTCTTAGGTCGCCCTTTACCATTAATAACTTCTGGCAACCTTGTCACTGGAACCTCGTATGGGATTACGATTCAATCCCCAACCAATCACGCCGACACCACCCAAATTTGTATTAATTCGGAAGGCTTTGTTTCTCAAGGAGCGTGCTTATGA
- a CDS encoding MSHA biogenesis protein MshI — protein sequence MSINSFIQKVINRGPTQASLSIVMLVDGIYLSKVDEQEGGRTSFHKIEENNWEFALSSALKEMQCQEQSVTLTLGSHWYQSYQIDKPAIPQEEWPAALPFLLKDLITERATEIVADGVLLPGTNKVKAYVLSKLFIGLINNVLAENDNTLLRILPEDEVWAKTRPDAPSFMLLHRSQSSDFKIGAYSEQSAVFQRTIRGISPPITGEDESTLQLDSLALELQRSMDYLASQLKQELISKLFLCCDGEDFSQLQHALQERLNVTIEALLPLDISKTSGDILAEEALQLGIQGINLYPKFLQPKKEIFTLDLVAFSWAVLLVLMFSIYSVYNFQNSKLSQQLTEINHQVNQLTNELSVLNNKLKEHKASPAKLAAVDRLKQEVKTKQDSLRVMGRFEEQDKVGFSGIMNGLASINRTDISLSTIYIEKGQMSIKGLAKSPEVIPSWVQQFKTEMNLIGRNFESLSIGRDENNVVTFSLYSTPKERVK from the coding sequence ATGAGTATTAACTCGTTTATTCAAAAAGTTATTAACCGAGGCCCAACGCAAGCCTCATTAAGCATTGTAATGCTCGTGGATGGGATTTACCTCTCAAAGGTAGATGAACAAGAAGGGGGACGGACTTCCTTTCATAAAATCGAAGAAAATAACTGGGAATTTGCTTTAAGTTCTGCCTTAAAAGAGATGCAGTGTCAGGAGCAATCGGTCACTTTAACTTTGGGGTCACATTGGTATCAAAGTTATCAAATTGATAAGCCTGCAATACCACAAGAAGAATGGCCCGCCGCATTACCTTTTTTATTAAAAGATTTAATTACCGAACGCGCGACTGAAATTGTTGCCGATGGCGTTTTGTTGCCTGGAACCAATAAAGTTAAAGCTTATGTGCTCTCTAAATTATTTATTGGTCTTATTAATAATGTCCTAGCTGAAAACGACAATACGTTACTGCGCATTTTGCCTGAAGATGAAGTTTGGGCTAAAACTCGCCCTGATGCGCCTAGTTTTATGTTGTTACATCGCTCACAAAGCAGTGATTTTAAAATTGGTGCCTACAGCGAACAAAGTGCCGTCTTCCAACGTACTATTCGAGGAATCAGCCCTCCTATCACCGGTGAAGATGAAAGTACGTTGCAATTAGATTCGTTAGCATTAGAACTGCAACGCTCTATGGATTATTTAGCCTCCCAGCTAAAACAAGAGCTGATAAGTAAATTGTTTTTGTGTTGTGATGGTGAAGATTTTTCACAACTTCAACATGCTTTACAAGAAAGATTAAATGTTACCATTGAAGCCTTATTACCACTTGATATAAGCAAAACGAGTGGTGATATTTTAGCAGAAGAAGCGTTACAGCTCGGCATCCAAGGGATCAATTTATACCCTAAGTTTTTACAACCAAAAAAAGAGATCTTTACGCTAGATCTGGTGGCCTTCAGTTGGGCAGTATTATTGGTATTAATGTTTTCCATTTATTCGGTGTATAATTTTCAAAACTCTAAATTATCTCAACAACTTACGGAAATTAACCATCAGGTAAACCAGTTAACGAATGAGCTTTCAGTGCTGAATAATAAGCTGAAGGAGCATAAAGCTTCTCCGGCTAAATTGGCAGCGGTTGATCGTTTGAAGCAAGAAGTGAAAACCAAGCAAGACTCTTTACGGGTTATGGGACGCTTCGAAGAGCAAGATAAAGTTGGCTTTTCTGGCATTATGAATGGCTTAGCTTCAATTAATCGTACCGACATTTCATTGTCGACGATTTATATCGAGAAAGGTCAAATGAGCATCAAAGGTTTAGCTAAGTCACCTGAAGTGATTCCAAGTTGGGTTCAGCAATTTAAAACCGAAATGAACCTTATAGGTCGAAACTTTGAAAGCTTAAGCATTGGTCGAGATGAAAATAATGTCGTGACATTTTCATTATATTCAACCCCAAAGGAGCGTGTTAAATGA
- a CDS encoding GspE/PulE family protein — protein sequence MSQVRLRKRLGDLLVDEKVISQVQLDNALEAQHSSGRKLGETLIRLGFLTEQKMLSFLSQQLSLPLIDLSRAQIDGEAVQLLPEVHARRLRALVVGRNGQTLRVAMSDPADLGIQESLLSQLNQYKVEFVVASERQLLNCFDRYYRRTKEIASFAEQLHAEHQDNRGFGLAIQEDGNDDVTVVKLINSLFEDAIQVGASDIHIEPDANVLRLRQRIDGILHETLLNEVNVASALVLRLKLMANLDISEKRLPQDGRFNIRVRGQSIDIRMSTMPIQHGESVVMRLLNQSSGIQELDHSGLSPDLLARFRRQLHRPHGMILVTGPTGSGKTTTLYGALKELNQPGKKIITAEDPVEYRLSRVNQVQINPKIHLDFSTVLRTFLRQDPDIILVGEMRDQETVEIGLRAALTGHLVLSTLHTNDSIDSALRLMDMGAPGYLVASAVRTVLAQRLIRKVCPDCTEDHYLEAPEQQWLASRFPNQIDAQFKKGMGCQNCNLTGYRGRVGVFELLEFDQPMMDALRCGDSVAFAQQARQSEDYKPLLASAMELALQGVVSLEEVMALGEGESSIKPEPILL from the coding sequence ATGTCTCAGGTTAGATTACGTAAACGTCTCGGTGACTTATTAGTTGATGAAAAAGTCATATCACAAGTACAACTTGATAACGCCTTAGAAGCGCAGCATTCAAGTGGCCGTAAACTGGGTGAGACATTAATTCGTTTGGGCTTTTTGACTGAACAAAAAATGTTGTCGTTTTTATCCCAGCAGCTTTCATTACCTCTGATTGATTTAAGCCGTGCACAAATTGATGGTGAAGCGGTGCAGTTGTTGCCAGAAGTTCATGCTCGTCGTTTGCGTGCCTTGGTTGTCGGACGTAATGGTCAAACCTTACGTGTTGCTATGAGTGATCCCGCCGATCTGGGGATTCAAGAATCGCTCCTTAGTCAGTTAAATCAATACAAAGTTGAGTTTGTGGTCGCGTCAGAAAGGCAGCTTCTCAACTGTTTTGATCGTTATTATCGACGTACCAAGGAAATTGCTTCTTTTGCCGAACAGTTGCATGCGGAACACCAAGATAACCGTGGCTTTGGTTTAGCGATTCAAGAAGATGGCAATGACGATGTGACTGTTGTCAAATTGATCAATTCTTTATTTGAAGATGCCATTCAAGTCGGCGCTTCGGATATTCATATTGAACCGGATGCCAATGTATTGCGTTTACGCCAACGTATTGATGGTATTTTGCATGAAACCTTACTCAATGAAGTGAATGTTGCTTCAGCCTTGGTATTACGCTTAAAACTGATGGCGAACCTTGATATTTCCGAGAAACGTCTTCCTCAAGATGGACGCTTTAATATTCGAGTTCGGGGTCAGTCCATTGATATTCGTATGTCAACCATGCCCATTCAACATGGCGAGTCGGTGGTGATGCGTTTGCTCAACCAATCTTCTGGGATTCAAGAGCTTGATCATTCGGGCTTATCTCCAGACTTATTAGCACGTTTTCGCCGTCAGCTTCATCGCCCTCATGGCATGATTTTGGTTACTGGACCAACCGGCTCTGGTAAAACCACTACTTTGTATGGCGCGCTCAAAGAGTTAAACCAACCGGGGAAAAAGATCATTACGGCGGAAGATCCGGTGGAATACCGTTTATCTCGCGTCAACCAAGTGCAGATCAACCCTAAAATACATTTAGATTTTTCAACCGTTTTACGTACCTTCTTACGTCAAGACCCCGACATTATTTTAGTCGGTGAGATGCGTGACCAAGAAACGGTAGAAATTGGTTTACGAGCGGCCTTAACCGGTCACTTAGTGTTATCAACCTTGCACACTAACGATTCGATCGACAGTGCGTTACGTTTAATGGATATGGGCGCGCCAGGCTATTTAGTTGCCAGTGCGGTTAGAACAGTGTTAGCTCAGCGTTTGATCCGTAAAGTGTGCCCTGATTGTACAGAAGATCATTACCTTGAAGCGCCGGAACAACAATGGTTAGCCAGTCGTTTCCCTAATCAAATCGATGCGCAATTTAAAAAAGGCATGGGATGTCAAAACTGTAATCTTACCGGTTATCGTGGGCGTGTCGGGGTGTTTGAACTGTTAGAGTTTGATCAACCTATGATGGATGCGTTGCGTTGTGGCGACTCAGTGGCTTTTGCTCAACAAGCACGACAATCAGAAGACTATAAACCCTTGTTAGCATCTGCAATGGAGCTAGCTTTGCAAGGGGTGGTGAGTTTAGAAGAAGTGATGGCATTAGGCGAAGGGGAATCTTCGATTAAGCCTGAGCCTATTTTGTTGTAA
- the mshL gene encoding pilus (MSHA type) biogenesis protein MshL, with translation MRKLILGIMIASLTGCSMGHEEPVEIKQALNQAVNESNNSSIDELPDSVQADLMPDVDGSKLNADSSVKRFRIQAKNVNAKTFFASLVQGTDYSTIIHPDVTGQITLNLSDVTLDEVLNSVQDIYGYDVVKSGKVIQVFPAGLRTETIPVDYLQFQRRGLSLTTITTGSVTSKYDEDNGSSSDSNTSSNNSYSGDGSDYSSDDGMSTQTDATGGTRIETTNKSDFWPQLQKAVKSMVGSGQGRSVIVSPQAGVITVRAYPNELREVKAFLGASEKRLHRQVVLEAKIMEVTLSDGYQQGINWSNMTGSIGGTTISGGSISGGSIVPGLDTIGDLLGGGANMVISDGNFSAVLNFMATQGDLNVLSSPRVTAANNQKAVIKVGDDSYFVTGVDGQISGSDSDIATQNVDLTPFFSGISLDVTPQIDDSGNVMLHVHPAVIEVETDNQEIDLGNNRVLNLPLAKSSIRESDTVVRAKDGDVVVIGGLMSSRTLNQTSKVPFLGDIPGLGHLFRNTSKVTKKTELVILLKPTVVGVNTWSQEVQKSRDLLQEWFPDTE, from the coding sequence ATGCGCAAACTCATTTTAGGTATCATGATTGCCTCATTAACGGGCTGTTCTATGGGGCATGAAGAACCTGTAGAAATCAAGCAAGCCTTAAATCAAGCGGTTAATGAAAGCAATAACAGTTCAATTGATGAACTTCCGGACTCTGTTCAAGCTGATTTAATGCCTGATGTCGATGGCTCTAAATTAAATGCGGACTCTTCTGTTAAGCGTTTTCGAATTCAAGCTAAAAACGTTAACGCCAAAACCTTTTTTGCAAGTTTAGTTCAAGGCACCGATTACAGCACTATCATTCACCCTGATGTGACGGGACAGATTACTTTAAACCTGTCTGATGTGACATTAGATGAAGTATTGAATTCAGTTCAAGATATTTATGGTTACGATGTGGTTAAAAGTGGCAAAGTTATTCAGGTTTTCCCTGCTGGGCTACGCACTGAAACCATTCCTGTCGACTACCTGCAATTCCAACGTCGTGGTCTTTCTTTAACAACGATCACCACAGGTTCAGTCACCTCTAAATACGATGAGGATAACGGCAGCTCTAGTGACTCAAACACTAGCAGCAACAATAGCTACAGTGGTGATGGTAGTGACTACAGCAGTGATGATGGTATGTCGACTCAAACTGACGCTACTGGTGGCACTCGTATTGAAACGACCAATAAGAGTGATTTTTGGCCTCAATTACAAAAAGCCGTAAAATCAATGGTTGGTTCTGGCCAAGGTCGTAGTGTAATAGTTTCACCACAAGCGGGGGTGATTACTGTTCGAGCTTACCCAAATGAATTGCGTGAAGTGAAAGCATTTTTAGGCGCTTCAGAAAAACGCTTACATCGTCAAGTAGTGTTAGAAGCGAAGATCATGGAAGTAACCTTAAGTGATGGTTACCAACAAGGCATTAATTGGTCGAATATGACTGGCTCTATTGGTGGAACAACCATTTCAGGTGGCAGTATTTCAGGCGGCAGTATTGTACCTGGGCTTGATACCATTGGTGACTTGTTAGGGGGCGGCGCTAATATGGTGATCAGTGACGGTAATTTTTCGGCAGTGTTAAACTTTATGGCCACCCAAGGTGACTTAAACGTTTTATCCAGCCCAAGAGTTACGGCGGCCAATAACCAAAAAGCTGTGATTAAAGTGGGCGATGATAGCTACTTTGTAACGGGAGTCGATGGTCAAATCTCAGGAAGTGATAGTGATATTGCGACTCAAAATGTCGACCTAACCCCATTTTTCTCAGGCATTTCTTTGGATGTGACACCTCAAATTGATGACTCTGGTAATGTGATGCTACACGTTCACCCAGCCGTTATTGAGGTAGAAACTGATAATCAAGAAATCGATTTAGGAAATAATCGCGTATTGAATCTACCGTTGGCAAAAAGTTCGATTCGTGAATCCGATACTGTGGTCCGCGCTAAAGATGGTGATGTGGTTGTGATCGGCGGCTTAATGAGTAGCCGTACTCTCAATCAAACCAGTAAAGTACCATTTTTGGGGGATATTCCTGGGCTAGGCCATTTGTTCCGTAATACCAGTAAAGTTACTAAGAAAACCGAATTGGTCATTTTGCTGAAACCAACGGTTGTTGGCGTAAATACGTGGTCACAAGAAGTGCAGAAGTCTCGTGATTTACTACAAGAATGGTTCCCTGATACTGAATAA
- the pilO gene encoding type 4a pilus biogenesis protein PilO, translating to MSALKEQWGVWREKFSQLSDREKWLLSIAGWVAILFMMYSFAIDSVTVDNNAKRNQISSLNGQIGQLQGEIAVVRHKLEQDPNKDIEKEFRVLIAQSQELSSQLSTVVNGLVTPSGMAELLQSVLEKTHKLTLVSLTSLPSEAITIDRTNKVVGYYIHPVQIQLTGNYFDIAEYLMQLEHMPVKYYWRSFKYQVVEYPQAQLEFVVYTLGAKEEFIGG from the coding sequence ATGAGTGCTTTGAAAGAACAATGGGGAGTGTGGCGTGAGAAGTTTTCTCAACTTTCCGACCGAGAAAAATGGCTTTTAAGTATTGCCGGATGGGTGGCTATCCTATTTATGATGTACTCGTTTGCGATTGATTCTGTCACGGTAGATAACAATGCCAAACGTAATCAAATCAGTTCTTTAAATGGACAGATAGGGCAGCTGCAAGGTGAAATTGCAGTGGTGAGACATAAATTAGAACAAGATCCCAATAAAGACATAGAAAAAGAGTTCAGAGTTTTAATTGCTCAGAGCCAAGAGTTATCGTCACAGTTAAGTACTGTAGTAAATGGTTTAGTGACCCCATCTGGTATGGCTGAGTTGCTGCAAAGCGTTTTAGAAAAAACACACAAATTAACGCTCGTCTCGTTAACTTCATTACCGAGTGAAGCAATCACCATCGACCGAACCAATAAAGTCGTCGGTTATTACATTCATCCGGTGCAAATTCAATTAACCGGTAACTATTTTGATATTGCGGAATATTTGATGCAGCTTGAGCACATGCCAGTGAAATATTATTGGCGTAGCTTTAAGTACCAAGTGGTTGAGTACCCTCAAGCTCAACTGGAATTTGTGGTTTATACCCTTGGTGCAAAAGAGGAGTTTATCGGTGGTTAG
- a CDS encoding type II secretion system protein gives MKKNTGFSLLELTVVIVVISLIAIIAIPKYLRIVEEAKKSSIQSVAASYAAAVMSARSQWEVGQRPKKRSGLFSYNHIELDGSPLWLTDNSAKGLSGYTNGYPMSVDIEDRGYASWLNNQDCVELMQYLMQNPPLTQTVDVTAQEKRQDVRYLAEANADSCTYFQQEGAQHSFTYEMKTGTVTVNLQPNATNI, from the coding sequence ATGAAAAAAAATACTGGCTTCTCTTTGTTAGAATTGACGGTGGTTATTGTGGTGATAAGCCTGATTGCCATTATTGCGATACCTAAATATTTAAGAATTGTTGAAGAAGCCAAAAAAAGCAGTATTCAAAGTGTCGCTGCCAGTTATGCGGCGGCAGTGATGTCGGCACGCTCACAATGGGAAGTCGGGCAGAGACCGAAAAAACGCTCCGGGCTATTTAGCTATAACCATATTGAACTTGATGGTTCTCCGTTATGGTTAACCGACAACTCGGCGAAAGGTTTAAGTGGCTATACTAACGGCTATCCGATGTCGGTTGATATCGAAGACAGAGGCTACGCTTCTTGGCTCAATAACCAAGATTGTGTCGAGCTAATGCAATATTTAATGCAGAATCCACCGTTAACCCAAACTGTGGATGTGACTGCGCAAGAAAAGCGACAAGATGTACGTTATTTAGCTGAGGCTAATGCCGATTCTTGCACCTATTTTCAACAAGAAGGAGCTCAACACTCTTTCACGTATGAAATGAAAACGGGCACTGTAACCGTAAATTTACAACCTAACGCTACAAATATTTAA
- a CDS encoding PulJ/GspJ family protein, whose product MSKTSIRQSGFTLIELVITIVVVAIMVMGIAGFIELGTKGYVDTVDRQQLQNQARFAVEKITREIRHAVPNSFVINGDDTCDKSLSFYPIDYAGAYGDLPNSDAEQFQFVVVSAGFAGQVSEINLVGKKLIVNPASQSDFETASSKNSFEIDNITENSSHVFTATEVNTNDFNQGNISDSVASRLYIYSHKVEYCIRNGGLYRNGIQVGDDIRSDSEFSNGDTDGAQSDTLARSGLVHLKLIFEMNDEVTEYDGDVQILNVP is encoded by the coding sequence ATGAGTAAAACTTCCATCCGTCAATCTGGGTTTACATTGATTGAGTTGGTGATCACTATCGTTGTGGTCGCCATTATGGTGATGGGGATTGCCGGGTTTATTGAATTGGGTACCAAAGGATATGTTGATACGGTAGATCGTCAGCAATTGCAGAACCAAGCTCGCTTTGCCGTAGAAAAAATCACCCGAGAAATTCGCCATGCTGTTCCGAACAGTTTTGTCATTAATGGTGATGATACGTGTGATAAAAGTTTATCGTTTTATCCCATTGACTATGCAGGAGCTTATGGCGATTTGCCCAACAGTGATGCAGAACAGTTTCAGTTTGTGGTCGTTAGTGCCGGATTTGCTGGACAAGTCAGTGAAATCAACTTGGTGGGAAAAAAGTTGATCGTCAATCCGGCTTCTCAATCGGATTTTGAAACAGCGTCGAGTAAAAATAGCTTTGAAATAGATAATATTACCGAAAACTCAAGCCATGTATTTACCGCAACAGAGGTGAATACCAACGATTTTAATCAAGGTAATATCTCTGATTCGGTCGCTAGTCGTTTGTATATTTACAGCCACAAAGTGGAATATTGCATTCGAAATGGTGGTTTATATCGAAATGGTATTCAAGTTGGTGATGATATTCGTAGCGACTCTGAGTTTTCTAATGGTGATACCGATGGTGCTCAGTCCGATACCTTAGCTCGCAGTGGCTTAGTACACTTGAAGCTGATTTTTGAAATGAATGATGAAGTCACGGAATACGATGGTGATGTTCAAATACTAAACGTGCCATAA
- a CDS encoding type II secretion system protein: MKKQGGFTLIELVVVIVILGILAVTAAPKFLNLQDDAKVSAVKGLAGAMKGAMGITYGKAAVAGEEAKETGYILVDGVSTAVKYGYPTKDTLKNVVDGLDSDWASPVSDADTYGYEGFTGCYVLYTEASLSGGVAVPATVKLLGDNANCN; encoded by the coding sequence ATGAAAAAACAAGGTGGTTTCACCCTAATCGAATTAGTGGTTGTGATTGTTATTTTAGGTATTTTGGCTGTTACTGCAGCGCCTAAATTCTTAAACCTTCAAGATGATGCAAAAGTAAGTGCGGTTAAAGGCCTTGCTGGTGCAATGAAAGGTGCGATGGGCATTACTTATGGTAAAGCAGCTGTCGCAGGAGAGGAAGCTAAAGAGACCGGTTATATTTTAGTTGATGGCGTATCAACAGCTGTAAAATATGGTTATCCAACAAAAGATACTCTAAAAAATGTCGTTGATGGCTTAGACTCTGATTGGGCATCACCTGTTTCAGATGCTGATACTTATGGCTATGAAGGTTTTACTGGTTGCTATGTTCTATATACTGAAGCTTCTCTTAGTGGTGGTGTTGCTGTACCTGCGACAGTGAAATTATTAGGTGATAATGCTAATTGTAATTAA
- a CDS encoding type II secretion system F family protein: protein MPTYQYTGRNAQGRQVSGQLDASAEEQAVESLLAQGIIPTSISRHFGKKKQEIDLSEWLARAIPLEALVIFCRQLYSLTKAGVPLLRAINGLVQNSTNKQLKKALEDVSSELTNGRSLSDSMQMHAEVFSPLFISMISVGENTGRLDDALLQLSLYYEKEIETRKRIKEALRYPIFVVGFIGIAMVILNTMVIPKFASMFERFGVDLPLPTRILIATSNFFVDYWLLLFTLFLGAIFAFKAWVSRAAGREKWDKFRLHMPLVGSIVNRAQMARFSRTFALMLRAGIPINQSLTLASEALDNHYLENRLTEMKTAIEAGGTITNTAISINIFTPLVIQMIAVGEETGRIDELLLEVADFYEREVEYELKSLTARIEPILLVVVAAMVLVLALGIFLPMWNMLDIIKGG, encoded by the coding sequence ATGCCAACGTATCAATATACCGGCAGAAATGCGCAAGGTCGGCAAGTGTCTGGGCAATTGGATGCTTCTGCGGAAGAACAAGCGGTTGAGTCATTATTAGCTCAAGGCATCATTCCAACATCAATTAGCCGTCATTTTGGTAAGAAAAAGCAAGAGATAGACTTATCAGAGTGGCTTGCTCGTGCGATTCCTTTAGAAGCTCTCGTGATTTTTTGTCGCCAGTTATACAGTTTGACTAAGGCTGGGGTGCCGTTATTACGTGCTATTAATGGCTTGGTTCAAAATAGTACCAACAAGCAACTTAAAAAAGCGTTGGAAGATGTCAGTAGTGAGCTGACCAACGGGCGCAGCTTGTCGGATTCAATGCAAATGCATGCCGAAGTATTTAGTCCTTTGTTTATTTCGATGATCAGTGTGGGTGAAAATACTGGTCGTTTGGATGATGCCTTGCTGCAACTAAGTTTGTATTATGAAAAAGAAATAGAAACACGAAAACGCATTAAAGAAGCTTTACGTTATCCGATTTTTGTCGTTGGATTTATTGGCATTGCCATGGTTATTTTAAATACCATGGTTATCCCTAAATTTGCTTCGATGTTTGAACGTTTTGGTGTGGACTTACCTTTACCCACTCGTATTTTAATTGCTACCTCGAACTTTTTTGTCGATTATTGGTTGTTACTATTCACATTATTTCTAGGTGCTATTTTTGCCTTTAAAGCTTGGGTTAGCCGTGCGGCGGGCCGTGAAAAATGGGATAAATTTCGCTTACACATGCCGCTTGTGGGAAGCATTGTGAACCGTGCACAAATGGCGCGTTTTTCTCGTACCTTTGCGTTAATGCTACGTGCTGGTATTCCGATTAATCAGTCGTTGACGTTAGCTTCAGAAGCCTTGGATAACCATTATCTAGAAAACCGTCTAACGGAAATGAAAACAGCGATTGAGGCGGGTGGCACTATCACAAATACCGCGATCAGTATTAATATCTTTACTCCATTGGTGATTCAAATGATCGCAGTGGGTGAAGAAACCGGTCGTATTGATGAGCTATTACTTGAAGTGGCTGATTTTTATGAGCGAGAAGTCGAGTATGAACTCAAAAGTCTAACAGCTCGTATTGAACCGATTTTATTGGTGGTCGTGGCGGCGATGGTATTGGTATTAGCATTAGGTATCTTCTTACCTATGTGGAATATGCTCGATATCATTAAGGGAGGATAA